A genome region from Tenebrio molitor chromosome 4, icTenMoli1.1, whole genome shotgun sequence includes the following:
- the LOC138129890 gene encoding putative fatty acyl-CoA reductase CG5065 isoform X2 yields MGVPKLQQRVYNVDPEHAFNNNNNYMHNNDITSNNIAGFYKGTKIFITGATGFVGKALVEKLLRSCDQLDVLYLLMRPKRGMTIEQRLKELIKNPVFNRIRDKNPDVFDKIKAVAGDVAEPHLGLSDTDRQKLVEQVNVVFHSAATVKFNEDLKNAVILNTLGTKQVLQLCEKMKNLKSFVHVSTAYSNSDKHTVEEMVYEPPHDPNAVINTVEILPKEGIDILSKTLLGKHPNTYTLTKAMAEHLVLESSSLIPAAVVRPSIITAAWKEPYPGWVDNVSGITGIFMECGRGTIKSIICDDKCTMDLIPVDIVVNTIITAAWHTAAHRSNTMRVYNCTSGNLNPITWREFGRLTHKYWLEYPSKYVTWYPGFTYRTSRAMHVVCAHLFHMLPSAFLDVFLYCTRQKPIMLKISRKFYSALDAGKFFSTNEWDFKMSTMGALVSAVRDAEDGVDFEVDMTPDNGFNWNFYVKDFILGVRQYVLKDDLSSLPSAKVKLNRLYWFQKVFQALTIYSVARLALHKCT; encoded by the exons ATGGGCGTGCCAAAGCTTCAACAACGCGTGTACAACGTCGATCCGGAGCACGCgttcaacaacaacaacaactaCATGCACAATAACGACATAACCTCGAACAACATCGCCGGATTCTACAAGGGCACGAAAATATTCATCACCGGAGCGACCGGATTCGTGGGCAAAGCGCTCGTCGAGAAACTGCTCCGGTCGTGCGACCAACTCGACGTCCTCTACTTGCTGATGAGGCCGAAGAGGGGGATGACGATCGAGCAGAGGCTCAAGGAGCTGATCAAGAATCCGGTGTTCAACAGGATCCGCGACAAGAATCCCGACGTCTTCGACAAGATCAAGGCGGTCGCGGGGGACGTGGCCGAGCCGCACCTGGGACTCTCCGACACCGACAGGCAGAAGCTGGTGGAACAAGTGAACGTCGTTTTTCACTCCGCCGCCACCGTCAA ATTTAATGAAGATTTGAAGAACGCGGTGATATTGAACACACTGGGAACAAAACAAGTTTTACAATTATGCGAAAAAATGAAGAATCTGAAGAGTTTCGTCCACGTATCTACAGCCTACAGCAATTCAGACAAACATACTGTAGAAGAAATGGTATATGAGCCACCCCATGATCCCAACGCTGTCATAAACACTGTAGAGATATTACCTAAAGAAGGAATCGACATACTGTCGAAGACGCTACTG GGCAAGCATCCCAACACCTACACCCTGACCAAGGCCATGGCCGAGCACCTGGTGCTGGAGAGCTCGTCGCTGATCCCCGCGGCGGTGGTCCGCCCCTCCATAA TTACAGCCGCCTGGAAGGAGCCCTACCCCGGCTGGGTGGACAACGTGAGCGGCATCACCGGCATTTTCATGGAGTGCGGCCGGGGCACGATCAAGAGCATCATCTGCGACGACAAGTGCACCATGGACTTGATCCCCGTGGATATTGTCGTCAACACGATTATCACGGCGGCGTGGCACACCGCCGCCCACCGCTCCAACACGATGCGGGTCTACAACTGCACCAGCGGTAATCTCAACCCCATCACGTGGAGGGAGTTCGGCAGGCTGACGCACAAGTACTGGCTGGAGTACCCCAGCAAGTACGTCACGTGGTATCCGGGGTTCACCTACAGGACCAGCAGGGCTATGCACGTTGTCTGTGCACACTTGTTTCACATGCTCCCCTCAGCTTTCCTCGACGTGTTCCTCTACTGCACCAGGCAAAAGCCCAT CATGTTGAAGATCAGCCGGAAGTTCTACAGCGCCCTAGACGCCGGTAAATTCTTCTCGACGAACGAGTGGGATTTCAAGATGTCGACGATGGGAGCGTTGGTGAGCGCGGTCCGCGACGCCGAAGACGGCGTCGACTTCGAGGTGGACATGACACCCGACAACGGCTTCAACTGGAATTTCTACGTCAAAGATTTTATCTTAGGAGTGAGACAGTACGTTCTCAAGGACGACCTCAGCAGCTTACCAAGTGCCAAAGTCAAACTGAACAG GTTGTACTGGTTCCAGAAAGTGTTCCAGGCCTTGACGATATACTCTGTAGCGAGACTGGCGCTGCACAAATGCACTTAG
- the LOC138129890 gene encoding fatty acyl-CoA reductase 1-like isoform X1, whose product MVRDRSSRDRCHSTAVGPGSGKRVRGRGRRRRWKASTEITEKRGKIGGHVLRTHRWGGCGRYGDLNSVAATVPTLGGCDSVSALPAGLTKLDNKMGVPKLQQRVYNVDPEHAFNNNNNYMHNNDITSNNIAGFYKGTKIFITGATGFVGKALVEKLLRSCDQLDVLYLLMRPKRGMTIEQRLKELIKNPVFNRIRDKNPDVFDKIKAVAGDVAEPHLGLSDTDRQKLVEQVNVVFHSAATVKFNEDLKNAVILNTLGTKQVLQLCEKMKNLKSFVHVSTAYSNSDKHTVEEMVYEPPHDPNAVINTVEILPKEGIDILSKTLLGKHPNTYTLTKAMAEHLVLESSSLIPAAVVRPSIITAAWKEPYPGWVDNVSGITGIFMECGRGTIKSIICDDKCTMDLIPVDIVVNTIITAAWHTAAHRSNTMRVYNCTSGNLNPITWREFGRLTHKYWLEYPSKYVTWYPGFTYRTSRAMHVVCAHLFHMLPSAFLDVFLYCTRQKPIMLKISRKFYSALDAGKFFSTNEWDFKMSTMGALVSAVRDAEDGVDFEVDMTPDNGFNWNFYVKDFILGVRQYVLKDDLSSLPSAKVKLNRLYWFQKVFQALTIYSVARLALHKCT is encoded by the exons ATGGTCCGGGATCGATCGAGTCGCGACCGGTGCCACTCCACCGCGGTAGGTCCGGGCTCCGGGAAGCGCGTCCGGGGGCGGGGTCGGCGACGGCGGTGGAAAGCGTCGACGGAAATCACGGAAAAGAGAGGGAAAATCGGTGGCCACGTGCTCCGCACTCACAGGTGGGGTGGTTGTGGTCGCTATGGCGATTTAAATTCAGTCGCGGCAACGGTTCCGACACTAGGAGGCTGTGATTCAGTGAGTGCATTGCCTGCTGGATTAACAAAACTAG ATAACAAAATGGGCGTGCCAAAGCTTCAACAACGCGTGTACAACGTCGATCCGGAGCACGCgttcaacaacaacaacaactaCATGCACAATAACGACATAACCTCGAACAACATCGCCGGATTCTACAAGGGCACGAAAATATTCATCACCGGAGCGACCGGATTCGTGGGCAAAGCGCTCGTCGAGAAACTGCTCCGGTCGTGCGACCAACTCGACGTCCTCTACTTGCTGATGAGGCCGAAGAGGGGGATGACGATCGAGCAGAGGCTCAAGGAGCTGATCAAGAATCCGGTGTTCAACAGGATCCGCGACAAGAATCCCGACGTCTTCGACAAGATCAAGGCGGTCGCGGGGGACGTGGCCGAGCCGCACCTGGGACTCTCCGACACCGACAGGCAGAAGCTGGTGGAACAAGTGAACGTCGTTTTTCACTCCGCCGCCACCGTCAA ATTTAATGAAGATTTGAAGAACGCGGTGATATTGAACACACTGGGAACAAAACAAGTTTTACAATTATGCGAAAAAATGAAGAATCTGAAGAGTTTCGTCCACGTATCTACAGCCTACAGCAATTCAGACAAACATACTGTAGAAGAAATGGTATATGAGCCACCCCATGATCCCAACGCTGTCATAAACACTGTAGAGATATTACCTAAAGAAGGAATCGACATACTGTCGAAGACGCTACTG GGCAAGCATCCCAACACCTACACCCTGACCAAGGCCATGGCCGAGCACCTGGTGCTGGAGAGCTCGTCGCTGATCCCCGCGGCGGTGGTCCGCCCCTCCATAA TTACAGCCGCCTGGAAGGAGCCCTACCCCGGCTGGGTGGACAACGTGAGCGGCATCACCGGCATTTTCATGGAGTGCGGCCGGGGCACGATCAAGAGCATCATCTGCGACGACAAGTGCACCATGGACTTGATCCCCGTGGATATTGTCGTCAACACGATTATCACGGCGGCGTGGCACACCGCCGCCCACCGCTCCAACACGATGCGGGTCTACAACTGCACCAGCGGTAATCTCAACCCCATCACGTGGAGGGAGTTCGGCAGGCTGACGCACAAGTACTGGCTGGAGTACCCCAGCAAGTACGTCACGTGGTATCCGGGGTTCACCTACAGGACCAGCAGGGCTATGCACGTTGTCTGTGCACACTTGTTTCACATGCTCCCCTCAGCTTTCCTCGACGTGTTCCTCTACTGCACCAGGCAAAAGCCCAT CATGTTGAAGATCAGCCGGAAGTTCTACAGCGCCCTAGACGCCGGTAAATTCTTCTCGACGAACGAGTGGGATTTCAAGATGTCGACGATGGGAGCGTTGGTGAGCGCGGTCCGCGACGCCGAAGACGGCGTCGACTTCGAGGTGGACATGACACCCGACAACGGCTTCAACTGGAATTTCTACGTCAAAGATTTTATCTTAGGAGTGAGACAGTACGTTCTCAAGGACGACCTCAGCAGCTTACCAAGTGCCAAAGTCAAACTGAACAG GTTGTACTGGTTCCAGAAAGTGTTCCAGGCCTTGACGATATACTCTGTAGCGAGACTGGCGCTGCACAAATGCACTTAG